Proteins encoded by one window of Lathyrus oleraceus cultivar Zhongwan6 chromosome 1, CAAS_Psat_ZW6_1.0, whole genome shotgun sequence:
- the LOC127115533 gene encoding transcription factor MYB35, whose amino-acid sequence MGRPPCCDKTNVKRGLWTPEEDAKILAYVANHGIGNWTLVPKIAGLNRCGKSCRLRWTNYLRPDLKHDSFTPQEEELILTLHAAIGSRWSLIAKRLPGRTDNDVKNYWNTKLRKKLMKMGIDPVTHKPVSQVLSDLGSISSLTTITTQNQMNFVNNNTILEHPKEEQVQYHHQFTNQESFQQQYVLNEVASSTSSSCSSSLTRLSSPISYSCKTSQAQINPNFDWSEFLHNDEPFMWSEIQQIQQCDIQRVMSSLNLSGLMQNEGEISNNNSNNYNGNGSDKQGGSSEGFDAVACVASKEYEMNKQCEGNSFSGNEFVDGILDKDSEIRATFPEFLDASFDY is encoded by the exons ATGGGAAGGCCTCCTTGTTGTGATAAAACCAATGTCAAAAGGGGTTTATGGACTCCTGAGGAAGATGCTAAAATTCTTGCTTATGTTGCTAATCATGGAATTGGAAATTGGACATTGGTTCCGAAGATCGCCG GGTTGAATCGGTGCGGTAAGAGTTGCAGATTAAGATGGACTAATTATCTAAGACCTGATTTGAAGCATGATAGTTTTACACCACAAGAAGAAGAACTCATTCTTACTCTTCATGCAGCTATAGGAAGCAG ATGGTCATTAATTGCAAAAAGACTACCTGGAAGAACAGACAATGATGTTAAGAATTATTGGAACACAAAATTAAGAAAGAAGCTTATGAAAATGGGAATTGATCCAGTAACTCATAAGCCAGTTTCACAAGTTCTTTCTGATTTAGGAAGCATTAGTAGCCTCACAACAATAACCACTCAAAACCAAATGAATTTTGTCAATAACAATACAATTTTGGAGCATCCCAAAGAGGAACAAGTTCAATATCACCACCAATTCACAAACCAAGAGAGTTTCCAGCAACAATATGTTCTAAATGAAGTTGCATCTTCGACTTCGTCATCATGTTCCTCTAGTTTAACAAGACTAAGTTCACCGATTTCGTACTCGTGCAAAACTTCACAAGCTCAGATTAATCCTAACTTTGATTGGAGCGAGTTTCTTCACAATGATGAGCCGTTTATGTGGTCGGAGATTCAACAGATTCAACAATGTGACATACAAAGGGTGATGTCGTCGTTGAACCTCTCGGGTTTAATGCAAAATGAAGGTGAAATTTctaataataatagtaataattaTAATGGTAATGGAAGTGATAAACAAGGTGGTTCAAGTGAAGGTTTTGATGCTGTTGCTTGTGTTGCAAGTAAGGAATATGAAATGAATAAGCAATGTGAAGGAAATTCATTTTCAGGGAATGAGTTTGTGGATGGTATTTTGGATAAGGATAGTGAGATAAGGGCAACTTTTCCTGAGTTTTTAGATGCATCTTTTGATTATTGA